The DNA region TAGTCGAACAGCACGACTTTTCGATCGGGTGGCCCGCTGGCCTGCACCCACATCCAGGATTGGCTGGTCGGGTCTCGATCCGGTTCTTTCAGTACCTGAACGCGGGTTTCATCGCAGTGGATGACGGGGCTTTCCAGCAACCGGTCGCGCATCAAATTCAGCAACGGTTGTAAGTGCTCGACGCACTGGATAATCCAGCGGGCGAGGGTCTGACGCGGGATCTCTACACCGTGTCGGCTCAGCACCGTTTCAAAACGATGCAGCGGCAAGCCATCGACATACTTGGTGGTCAACAGCATGGCCAGCACGCTCGGACTGGCCATGCTCATTGGTTCGCTTTCGGGTTCGTTGAATAAGGCCAGTTGCGGCGTGTTGGGCTCGACTGTTTGCTCGGATCTACGACCGAACAAACGGTCGCGTAACAACTTGATCTGTTCTTTCAGGTCAACAATATGCGTTTCGTAAGCCTGACCCACTTCCTGCTGGCGAGCGAGCGCGTCGAACGCATCAAGCAGCATTTGCTTGAGAAGTTCTGGGTCATCAGGAAGGTGTTCGGGCATCGAAATCATGCTCCGGATTATACCCGTCAGGCGACGAATCTTGGAGTCAAAACCTGATGAGGGCGATTGCGCCACAGGTCAAAACCGTCGAGCAACCAGTTCAATTCCTGAACAGTTAATACGATGGCTTCATCGGTAGCGTCGGGGGATGTTTTGAAGCGTTCGGATTCCAGGCGCTTGAGCCAAAGGCAGAAGCCGTTGCGCTCCCAGTAGAGGATTTTCACCCGGTTACGGTGGCGATTCAGAAAGACGAAAAGTACAGGGTCGAACACCGCGACTTTGATATCCAGCTCGACCAGAGCGGCCAGGCCGTCGATGGATTTTCGGAAGTCCACGGCCTTGGGGTAGAGGTACACCTTTTCGACTTTGGCGTCGGGTCGCATCATGAGCTGCTGGCTCCTGAAAAGAATCGGGAGCACAGCATTGCGGATCAACAGTTGGCTTTGAATGTGGTGTTCATGGATCGGATACGCTATAACGCCTTGGGCGCGCAGCCGGGTGTCGAGCGTCTGGGTTGCTGGGCACATGCGCGACGCAAGTTCGTCGATGCGCAAAAAGTGCAACCCAAAGGCAAGACGGGGCGTGCCGATATCGCGCTGACCATGATTAACAAGCTGTATGGCATCGAACGCGAACTCAAAGAGGTCACGGATGATCAACGCTTTGCCGGACGACAGGAGAAGAGCTTACCGGTGCTCGCCCAACTGAAAAGCTGGCTGGAGAAAACGCATCCCCAGGTGACGACGCAAAGTGCCCTGGGCAAGGCCGTCGGTTATCTGGCCAGCAACTGGAGCAAGCTTGAGCGTTACACTGAGGCCGGTTTCCTGCCTATCGATAACAACCAGGCCGAGCGAGCGATCAAACCGTTTGTGATCGGTCGCAAGGCATGGCTGTTCAGCGACACGCCCAAGGGCGCCACCGCCAGTGAGCAGATCTACAGCTTGGTGGAAACCGCGAAGGCTAATGGCCAACGCAGCCAGCGTAACCGACTCCAGTGGTCACGCTACGGACGCCTTGCCGATCTCTACATACCTAGACCCAGAAATGCACATCCTTACCCTGAGGATCGCTTCGCGTCACATACCCGAGGCAGGAGCCGTATGCGGTAGTTCCGCACGTGCGGATCTGTGCGGGGGGCGGCAGGTAACTGCCGTCCCTACCGCGACCAACGGTTCAGCATAAGAGCATCTCAACCACTCTGAGTTGTTGTTCTTCCGTAATACCGACCCAAAGTGGCAAGCGAACCAGGCGCTCGGATTGGTAATTGGTGACTTCTAAATCACCATGAGTGCGACCATAACGCTGCCCAGCAGGAGAGGAATGCAGGGGGACATAGTGAAAGACCGAACTAATCTCCTGGTTCTTAAATTTGTCGAGAACTACTTGTCGGTTAATGTCAGGTGCTAGCAGTACGTAATACATATGAGCGTTGTGTTGGCATTCTTCAGGGATTATGGGACGGCGGAGTATGCCCTGAGACTCTAGTGGCTCCAACAGTTTATGATATCGGTCCCAACTAGCCAGGCGCGCTTGAGTGATTCGATCTGCCTCTTCCAGTTGCGCCCAGAGAAAAGCGGCTATCAGTTCCCCGGGAAGAAAAGAAGAGCCAACTTCTTGCCAGGTGTATTTATCAACTTCACCTCTAAAGAATCGGGTGCGGTCGGTACCCTTTTCCCGGATGATTTCTGCGCGCAGGGCCATTTCTGGATCGTTGACCAAAAGGGCGCCACCTTCACCGGAAATGACGTTTTTTGTTTCATGGAAGCTGTAGGCGCCAAAGTCTCCGATGCTCCCCAGTGCCCGTCCTTTGTAGGTGGCCATAACCCCTTGCGCAGCATCTTCCACAACTTTGAGGTTGTGGCGCCTGGCGAGGGCCATGATGCTATCCATTTCGCAGGCGACACCCGCATAGTGGACAGGCGCAATCGCCTTGGTTCGATTGGTGATTGCGGACTCGATGAGTTCTTCATTGAGATTTAACGTGTCTTCGCGGATATCCACAAAAACCGGAACGCCCCCTCTCAATACAAAAGCATTGGCCGTGGAAACAAAGGTGTATGAGGGCATGATGATTTCATCGCCCGGCTCAATGTCGAGCAGCAGCGCAGACATTTCCAAGGCCGCCGTGCATGAGTGTGTAAGCAAAGCCTTGCTACAACCGGTGCGCTGCTCCAACCAGTTATGGCAATGCTTCGTAAATGGTCCGTCCCCCGCTAAACGGCCATTGAAATGAGACTCAGCAATGTAATAAAGCTCCTTTCCTGTCATATGTGGCCAGTTAAAAGGAATATTGTTTTTGCTCATCATCATTCCGCTCCAATCTCAAAGACTGCACA from Pseudomonas sp. ACM7 includes:
- the tnpB gene encoding IS66 family insertion sequence element accessory protein TnpB (TnpB, as the term is used for proteins encoded by IS66 family insertion elements, is considered an accessory protein, since TnpC, encoded by a neighboring gene, is a DDE family transposase.), producing MMRPDAKVEKVYLYPKAVDFRKSIDGLAALVELDIKVAVFDPVLFVFLNRHRNRVKILYWERNGFCLWLKRLESERFKTSPDATDEAIVLTVQELNWLLDGFDLWRNRPHQVLTPRFVA
- the rffA gene encoding dTDP-4-amino-4,6-dideoxygalactose transaminase, which gives rise to MSKNNIPFNWPHMTGKELYYIAESHFNGRLAGDGPFTKHCHNWLEQRTGCSKALLTHSCTAALEMSALLLDIEPGDEIIMPSYTFVSTANAFVLRGGVPVFVDIREDTLNLNEELIESAITNRTKAIAPVHYAGVACEMDSIMALARRHNLKVVEDAAQGVMATYKGRALGSIGDFGAYSFHETKNVISGEGGALLVNDPEMALRAEIIREKGTDRTRFFRGEVDKYTWQEVGSSFLPGELIAAFLWAQLEEADRITQARLASWDRYHKLLEPLESQGILRRPIIPEECQHNAHMYYVLLAPDINRQVVLDKFKNQEISSVFHYVPLHSSPAGQRYGRTHGDLEVTNYQSERLVRLPLWVGITEEQQLRVVEMLLC